From a region of the Desmodus rotundus isolate HL8 chromosome 7, HLdesRot8A.1, whole genome shotgun sequence genome:
- the SHF gene encoding SH2 domain-containing adapter protein F isoform X1, producing the protein MLLSGAPPAGSGPGPRAQGSAGSGPGASRRGAGGTGAGPGGGGSGGVAKWLREHLGFRGGGGGGGGGGKPAPPEPDYRPPVPSPASPPAPPPDILAAYRLQRERDFEDPYSGGPSGSAALATPAVPGPTPPPRHGSPPHRLIRVETPGPPAPPPEERISGTPGSSDRLAILEDYADPFDVQETGDGPVGASGAPEKAPENDGYMEPYEAQKMMAEIRGSKETAAQPLPLYDTPYEPEEEGATPEGEGAPWPRESRLPEDDERPPEEYDQPWEWKKVRISKAFAVDIKVIKDLPWPPPVGQLDSSPSLPDGDRDISGPASPLPEPSLEDSSAQFEGSEKSCLSPGREEKGRLPPRLSAGNPKSPKPLSMEPSSPLGEWTDPALPLENQVWYHGAISRTDAENLLRLCKEASYLVRNSETSKNDFSLSLKSSQGFMHMKLSRTKEDKYVLGQNSPPFSSVPEIVHHYASRKLPIKGAEHMSLLYPVAIRTL; encoded by the exons ATGCTACTGAGCGGAGCCCCGCCGGCGGGCTCCGGCCCGGGGCCGCGGGCTCAGGGGAGCGCGGGGAGCGGCCCGGGGGCGTCGCGCCGGGGTGCTGGGGGTACTGGAGCCGGCCCGGGAGGGGGCGGCAGTGGCGGAGTAGCCAAGTGGCTCCGGGAGCACCTGGGCTTCCGTGgtgggggcggcggcggcggaggtgGGGGCAAACCGGCTCCCCCGGAGCCGGACTATCGTCCCCCCGTACCCTCTCCCGCCTCACCCCCTGCACCACCCCCGGACATCCTGGCTGCTTACCGACTGCAAAGGGAGCGTGACTTCGAAGACCCCTATTCCGGGGGTCCGTCTGGCTCCGCTGCCCTAGCCACCCCCGCGGTCCCCGGCCCCACGCCGCCCCCGCGCCACGGCTCACCCCCCCACCGCCTTATTCGGGTCGAGACCCCGGGCCCCCCAGCGCCCCCGCCGGAGGAACGGATCTCTGGAACCCCAGGCAGCAGCGACAGG TTGGCAATCCTAGAAGACTATGCAGACCCGTTTGATGTCCAGGAGACTGGTGACGGCCCAGTAGGAGCTTCAGGAGCCCCAGAGAAAGCCCCAGAAAATGATGGCTATATGGAGCCCTATGAGGCCCAAAAGATGATGGCCG AGATCCGGGGCTCCAAGGAGACTGCAGCTCAGCCCCTGCCTCTGTATGACACACCCTATGAGCCAGAGGAGGAGGGGGCCACCCCGGAGGGTGAGGGGGCCCCCTGGCCTCGTGAGTCCCGCCTGCCTGAGGATGACGAGAGGCCCCCTGAGGAGTATGACCAACCCTGGGAGTGGAAGAAGGTGCGGATTTCCAAGGCCTTTGCTG TTGACATTAAGGTCATCAAAGACCTACCTTGGCCTCCACCGGTGGGACAGCTGgacagcagcccctccctgcctgatGGGGACAGGGACATCTCCGGTCCAGCCTCACCcctccctgagcccagcctggagGACAGCAGCG CCCAGTTTGAAGGATCTGAGAAGAGCTGCCTGTCACCTGGCCGGGAGGAGAAGGGGCGTCTACCTCCCCGACTCTCTGCAGGGAACCCCAAGTCACCCAAGCCCCTAAGCATGGAGCCCAGCAGCCCCCTGGGGGAGTGGACAGACCCAGCACTGCCTCTGGAAAACCAGGT CTGGTACCACGGGGCCATCAGCCGAACAGATGCCGAGAACCTGCTCCGGCTGTGCAAAGAGGCCAGCTACCTGGTGCGCAACAGTGAGACCAGCAAGAATGACTTCTCCCTGTCCCTCAA GAGCAGTCAGGGCTTCATGCATATGAAGCTGTCTCGGACCAAGGAAGACAAGTACGTGCTGGGCCAGAACAGCCCGCCATTCAGCAGTGTCCCTGAAATCGTGCACCACTACGCCAGCCGCAAGCTGCCCATTAAGGGGGCTGAGCACATGTCCCTGCTCTACCCCGTGGCCATCCGGACTCTGTAG
- the SHF gene encoding SH2 domain-containing adapter protein F isoform X2, which yields MLLSGAPPAGSGPGPRAQGSAGSGPGASRRGAGGTGAGPGGGGSGGVAKWLREHLGFRGGGGGGGGGGKPAPPEPDYRPPVPSPASPPAPPPDILAAYRLQRERDFEDPYSGGPSGSAALATPAVPGPTPPPRHGSPPHRLIRVETPGPPAPPPEERISGTPGSSDRLAILEDYADPFDVQETGDGPVGASGAPEKAPENDGYMEPYEAQKMMAEIRGSKETAAQPLPLYDTPYEPEEEGATPEGEGAPWPRESRLPEDDERPPEEYDQPWEWKKVRISKAFAAQFEGSEKSCLSPGREEKGRLPPRLSAGNPKSPKPLSMEPSSPLGEWTDPALPLENQVWYHGAISRTDAENLLRLCKEASYLVRNSETSKNDFSLSLKSSQGFMHMKLSRTKEDKYVLGQNSPPFSSVPEIVHHYASRKLPIKGAEHMSLLYPVAIRTL from the exons ATGCTACTGAGCGGAGCCCCGCCGGCGGGCTCCGGCCCGGGGCCGCGGGCTCAGGGGAGCGCGGGGAGCGGCCCGGGGGCGTCGCGCCGGGGTGCTGGGGGTACTGGAGCCGGCCCGGGAGGGGGCGGCAGTGGCGGAGTAGCCAAGTGGCTCCGGGAGCACCTGGGCTTCCGTGgtgggggcggcggcggcggaggtgGGGGCAAACCGGCTCCCCCGGAGCCGGACTATCGTCCCCCCGTACCCTCTCCCGCCTCACCCCCTGCACCACCCCCGGACATCCTGGCTGCTTACCGACTGCAAAGGGAGCGTGACTTCGAAGACCCCTATTCCGGGGGTCCGTCTGGCTCCGCTGCCCTAGCCACCCCCGCGGTCCCCGGCCCCACGCCGCCCCCGCGCCACGGCTCACCCCCCCACCGCCTTATTCGGGTCGAGACCCCGGGCCCCCCAGCGCCCCCGCCGGAGGAACGGATCTCTGGAACCCCAGGCAGCAGCGACAGG TTGGCAATCCTAGAAGACTATGCAGACCCGTTTGATGTCCAGGAGACTGGTGACGGCCCAGTAGGAGCTTCAGGAGCCCCAGAGAAAGCCCCAGAAAATGATGGCTATATGGAGCCCTATGAGGCCCAAAAGATGATGGCCG AGATCCGGGGCTCCAAGGAGACTGCAGCTCAGCCCCTGCCTCTGTATGACACACCCTATGAGCCAGAGGAGGAGGGGGCCACCCCGGAGGGTGAGGGGGCCCCCTGGCCTCGTGAGTCCCGCCTGCCTGAGGATGACGAGAGGCCCCCTGAGGAGTATGACCAACCCTGGGAGTGGAAGAAGGTGCGGATTTCCAAGGCCTTTGCTG CCCAGTTTGAAGGATCTGAGAAGAGCTGCCTGTCACCTGGCCGGGAGGAGAAGGGGCGTCTACCTCCCCGACTCTCTGCAGGGAACCCCAAGTCACCCAAGCCCCTAAGCATGGAGCCCAGCAGCCCCCTGGGGGAGTGGACAGACCCAGCACTGCCTCTGGAAAACCAGGT CTGGTACCACGGGGCCATCAGCCGAACAGATGCCGAGAACCTGCTCCGGCTGTGCAAAGAGGCCAGCTACCTGGTGCGCAACAGTGAGACCAGCAAGAATGACTTCTCCCTGTCCCTCAA GAGCAGTCAGGGCTTCATGCATATGAAGCTGTCTCGGACCAAGGAAGACAAGTACGTGCTGGGCCAGAACAGCCCGCCATTCAGCAGTGTCCCTGAAATCGTGCACCACTACGCCAGCCGCAAGCTGCCCATTAAGGGGGCTGAGCACATGTCCCTGCTCTACCCCGTGGCCATCCGGACTCTGTAG